One part of the Mycobacterium marinum genome encodes these proteins:
- a CDS encoding type 1 glutamine amidotransferase domain-containing protein: protein MGTVLIPIPDRDFDPTEVAVSWRVLTQDGHRVIFATESGAAGIADDIMVSGRGLDIWSALPILGSVSLMGRMLRANKDGRRCYALMRQSVEFQHPLNWAQATLAGVDALLLPGGHRARGMRSYIDSQTLQGLVVEAFAGGRIVAAICHGVLLAARSIDPATGRSVLYGRRTTALTWALERRAWQLTRRTRRWDPDYYRTYTEEPGQARGYMSVQAEVTRALEDPTEFCDVARTAPHRWLKTSGMVRDTATDSRPAFVVDDGGYVSARWPGDTHTFAQVLSRKLSSPHPDAGS from the coding sequence ATGGGCACCGTCCTGATTCCGATCCCGGACCGTGATTTCGACCCCACCGAGGTTGCGGTCAGCTGGCGCGTGCTGACCCAAGACGGCCATCGGGTCATTTTTGCCACCGAAAGCGGTGCTGCGGGGATCGCCGACGACATCATGGTGAGCGGCCGAGGTTTGGACATCTGGTCGGCGCTTCCCATCTTGGGTTCCGTCTCGCTCATGGGTCGGATGCTTCGAGCCAACAAAGACGGTCGCCGCTGCTATGCACTGATGCGGCAGTCGGTCGAGTTCCAGCACCCCCTCAACTGGGCACAAGCCACTCTGGCCGGGGTCGACGCACTGCTGCTTCCGGGCGGGCACCGGGCCCGCGGAATGCGCAGCTACATCGACAGCCAGACACTGCAGGGGCTGGTGGTAGAGGCCTTTGCGGGTGGGCGGATCGTGGCCGCGATCTGTCATGGCGTCTTGCTCGCCGCTCGCAGCATCGATCCGGCTACCGGCAGATCGGTGCTCTACGGGCGCCGGACGACCGCACTGACCTGGGCGTTGGAGCGGCGGGCCTGGCAGCTCACCCGCCGCACCCGCCGCTGGGATCCCGATTACTACCGCACCTATACCGAGGAGCCGGGCCAGGCCCGCGGATACATGTCGGTGCAGGCGGAAGTCACCCGCGCGCTTGAAGATCCCACCGAATTCTGTGATGTTGCTCGCACTGCCCCGCACCGGTGGCTCAAGACTTCCGGCATGGTGCGTGACACCGCGACCGACTCGCGGCCGGCGTTTGTGGTCGATGACGGCGGCTACGTGTCAGCGCGCTGGCCAGGTGATACGCACACGTTTGCGCAGGTGTTGTCGCGGAAATTGAGCTCGCCGCACCCCGATGCGGGGTCTTGA
- a CDS encoding amidohydrolase, whose protein sequence is MTRISTKLLVNGRVYSPTHPDATAMAVRGDTVAWLGSDDVGRNQFPDAQVEDLDGGLVAPGFVDSHIHLTATGLTISGLDLRPASSLAECLQLAADHAAAHPGQPLWGHGWDESAWPQHIAPSTAQLDAVLGERPAYLARVDVHSALASSGLRRLVPQLSEAAGFTEQGPLTGEAHHLVRARARDLLTQPQLAEARTAALGSLAAAGIVAVHECGGPEIGGLDDWLQLSALPHGVEVIGYWGEAVTTAAQARTLMAETGARGLAGDLFVDGALGSRTAWLHEPYADQPGCVGTCHLDGPAVEAHARACTEAEVTAGFHVIGDAAVATVVDAFERVVADLGVVSVARCGHRLEHAEMVTAEQAAKLGAWGIIASVQPNFDALWGGAGGMYARRLGPKRARLLNPLALLASQGVPLAFGSDAPVTGFDPWASVRAAVNHHTAGSAVSARAAFAAATRGGWRAAGVRDGKTGTLVPGAPASYAVWDAGALTVSAPRDAVQRWSTDPRSRVPALPRLDPADPLPRCRQTVHRGAVIYG, encoded by the coding sequence GTGACGCGGATTTCCACCAAGCTGCTGGTCAACGGCCGGGTTTACAGCCCGACGCATCCTGACGCCACCGCCATGGCGGTGCGCGGCGATACCGTTGCCTGGCTGGGCAGCGACGACGTCGGCCGCAACCAGTTCCCCGATGCGCAGGTAGAGGATCTCGACGGCGGATTGGTTGCGCCGGGGTTCGTGGACAGCCACATCCACCTGACCGCGACCGGTCTGACGATCAGTGGGCTGGACCTGCGGCCCGCGAGCTCACTGGCGGAGTGCCTGCAGTTGGCTGCCGACCACGCCGCGGCGCACCCGGGCCAGCCGCTGTGGGGCCATGGCTGGGATGAGTCGGCATGGCCGCAGCACATCGCGCCCAGCACCGCTCAACTCGACGCGGTGCTCGGTGAGCGGCCCGCATACCTGGCTCGAGTCGACGTCCATTCCGCGCTGGCCTCCTCGGGCCTGCGCCGGCTGGTCCCGCAGCTGTCGGAGGCCGCCGGGTTCACCGAGCAGGGGCCCCTGACCGGCGAAGCCCACCACCTGGTCCGCGCCCGCGCCCGCGATCTGCTGACCCAACCACAGCTCGCCGAGGCGCGGACCGCGGCGCTGGGGTCGCTGGCGGCCGCCGGCATCGTCGCGGTGCATGAGTGCGGCGGCCCCGAAATCGGTGGCCTCGACGACTGGCTGCAGCTCTCCGCCCTGCCGCACGGTGTCGAGGTGATCGGCTACTGGGGTGAGGCGGTCACCACTGCCGCCCAGGCGCGCACGCTGATGGCCGAAACGGGCGCGCGCGGCCTGGCCGGTGATCTCTTCGTGGACGGGGCGCTCGGGTCGCGCACCGCCTGGCTGCATGAGCCCTATGCCGATCAGCCCGGCTGCGTCGGAACCTGCCACCTCGACGGGCCAGCGGTGGAAGCACACGCGCGAGCCTGCACCGAGGCGGAAGTGACCGCAGGATTTCACGTCATCGGTGATGCCGCCGTCGCGACAGTGGTCGACGCGTTCGAGCGGGTCGTGGCCGACCTCGGGGTGGTCTCCGTGGCTCGTTGCGGCCACCGCTTGGAACACGCCGAGATGGTCACCGCTGAACAGGCGGCGAAGCTGGGCGCGTGGGGCATCATCGCCAGCGTGCAGCCAAACTTTGACGCGCTGTGGGGAGGCGCTGGGGGCATGTACGCCCGGCGCCTTGGTCCGAAGCGAGCTCGCCTGCTCAATCCGCTTGCGCTGTTAGCATCCCAAGGCGTGCCCCTCGCGTTTGGTTCCGACGCACCCGTCACCGGGTTTGACCCCTGGGCGAGCGTGCGTGCGGCGGTCAACCACCACACCGCGGGCAGCGCGGTGTCAGCGCGGGCGGCGTTCGCGGCAGCAACGCGCGGCGGCTGGCGGGCCGCGGGCGTGCGGGACGGAAAGACCGGAACCCTGGTTCCCGGGGCGCCCGCTTCGTACGCCGTGTGGGACGCCGGCGCTCTGACCGTGAGCGCACCCCGCGATGCCGTCCAGCGTTGGTCTACCGACCCGCGGTCGCGCGTGCCCGCGCTGCCGCGGCTGGATCCGGCGGATCCGCTGCCGCGGTGTCGTCAAACCGTGCATCGAGGTGCGGTCATTTATGGCTAG
- a CDS encoding dienelactone hydrolase family protein, with amino-acid sequence MTTIDIDTPAGPIDALLGVPTGEGPWPGVVVVHDAIGYAPDNEAISERIAAAGYLALTPNMYARGGRARCITRVFRELLTKRGRALDDILAARDHLLAMAECSGQVGIAGFCMGGQFALILSPKGFGASAPFYGTPLPRHLSETLDGACPIVASFGNRDPLGLGAPSRLREVTQAKQIPADIKGYPGAGHSFANKLPRQPLLRITGFGYNEAATEDAWGRVFAFFGEHLAAGTSRG; translated from the coding sequence ATGACGACGATTGATATCGACACCCCCGCCGGACCAATCGACGCACTGCTGGGCGTTCCCACGGGAGAGGGTCCGTGGCCGGGGGTAGTCGTGGTCCACGACGCGATCGGTTATGCCCCCGACAACGAGGCGATTTCCGAGCGCATCGCCGCGGCAGGCTACCTGGCGCTGACTCCCAACATGTATGCGCGCGGCGGCCGCGCTCGTTGCATTACCCGCGTCTTCCGCGAGCTCTTGACCAAGCGGGGCCGCGCGCTCGATGACATCTTGGCCGCCCGCGACCACCTATTGGCCATGGCCGAATGCTCCGGCCAGGTCGGCATCGCGGGCTTCTGTATGGGCGGTCAATTCGCCTTGATCCTGTCACCCAAAGGCTTTGGCGCATCGGCACCGTTTTATGGCACCCCGCTGCCGCGCCACCTCAGCGAGACGCTCGACGGGGCGTGTCCGATCGTGGCGAGCTTTGGCAACCGCGACCCGCTGGGCCTGGGCGCACCCAGCCGGTTACGCGAAGTGACCCAGGCCAAACAGATCCCCGCCGACATCAAGGGCTATCCGGGTGCCGGGCACAGCTTCGCCAACAAGCTTCCCCGACAACCGCTGCTGCGCATCACCGGCTTCGGCTACAACGAAGCCGCGACCGAAGACGCGTGGGGCCGGGTCTTCGCGTTCTTCGGCGAGCACCTGGCCGCCGGGACTTCGCGGGGCTGA
- the rbpA gene encoding RNA polymerase-binding protein RbpA, translating into MADRVLRGSRLGAVSYETDRNHDLAPRQIARYRTENGEEFQVPFADDAEIPGTWLCKNGMEGTLIEGDLPEPKKVKPPRTHWDMLLERRSVEELEELLKERLDLIRSRRRG; encoded by the coding sequence ATGGCTGATCGTGTCCTTAGAGGCAGTCGATTGGGGGCCGTAAGTTACGAAACCGACCGCAACCACGACCTCGCCCCGCGTCAGATTGCTCGGTACCGCACCGAGAACGGCGAAGAGTTCCAGGTGCCGTTCGCCGACGATGCCGAGATTCCCGGCACCTGGCTGTGCAAGAACGGCATGGAAGGCACCCTGATCGAGGGTGATCTGCCGGAGCCGAAGAAGGTCAAGCCGCCGCGCACGCACTGGGACATGCTGCTCGAGCGTCGCTCGGTCGAAGAGCTCGAAGAGCTGCTCAAGGAACGTCTTGACCTGATCCGGTCGCGTCGCCGCGGCTGA
- a CDS encoding threonine/serine ThrE exporter family protein translates to MGGLAPLTVVAVVFAVRGSPSKISILPGVQDRLDGVAGSRRGLRIALRGRRDPVPVAGQRSRTSSGMGDQHVRKVLDLTIRLAEVMLSSGSGTADVVATANDVAQAYQITDCVVDITVTTIIVSALPTAESAPVTIVRSVRTRSTNFTRLAELDRLVQEITAGGVTVDEAHEAMDELTQRPHPYPRWLATVCWAGFSLGIAMMLGANWRTCAIAALTAATIDRLGRVLNRIGTPYFFQRVTGAAVATLVAVAAYLFTGEGLAALVATGIVMLLSGLTLVGAMQDAITGYMVTAVARIGEALFLTSGIVVGILAGLQIAKTAGVEIELRVHGSGGFVVPQGPLPILLTVLGAMLAGACLTVASYAPLRSAVTAGFAAGLADLVLIGLGTAGFGQVIATGIAAVGVGFLATLISIRRQALALVTATAGIVPMLPGLAVFRAVFYFAADSHFDEAQSQLLSAAATALALGSGVVLGEFVGSPLRYRAGRIGHLLRIEGPPGLRRAVGRVVRLEPTKNAQSTNTRGQQSRSVALEPASTDHSDAAEDNDRTGGHGGHGGHGGHRDES, encoded by the coding sequence ATGGGCGGGCTGGCCCCGCTGACGGTCGTGGCGGTTGTGTTCGCGGTCCGAGGTTCACCCTCAAAAATCAGTATCCTGCCTGGGGTGCAGGATCGATTGGATGGCGTGGCCGGCTCGCGGCGCGGGCTGCGGATCGCGCTGCGCGGGCGGCGCGACCCGGTGCCTGTCGCCGGACAGCGCAGCCGGACCTCGAGCGGTATGGGTGATCAGCACGTCCGCAAGGTTTTGGACCTCACCATTCGACTAGCCGAGGTGATGTTGTCCTCCGGCTCGGGTACCGCCGACGTCGTCGCCACCGCCAACGACGTGGCTCAGGCGTATCAGATCACCGACTGCGTCGTCGACATCACGGTCACCACGATCATCGTGTCGGCCCTGCCGACCGCGGAGAGTGCGCCGGTCACCATCGTGCGCTCGGTGCGGACCCGCTCCACCAACTTCACCCGGCTGGCCGAACTGGACCGGCTGGTCCAGGAGATCACTGCCGGTGGGGTCACCGTCGACGAGGCACACGAAGCCATGGACGAGTTGACCCAACGGCCGCATCCATACCCGCGCTGGCTGGCGACCGTCTGCTGGGCGGGCTTTTCCCTCGGCATCGCCATGATGCTGGGAGCCAACTGGCGGACCTGCGCCATCGCCGCGCTGACCGCCGCGACGATCGATCGACTGGGCCGGGTGCTGAACCGGATCGGGACCCCGTACTTCTTCCAGCGGGTGACCGGAGCGGCCGTCGCGACCTTGGTCGCGGTGGCGGCCTATCTGTTCACCGGTGAGGGGCTGGCGGCCCTGGTGGCCACCGGGATCGTGATGCTGCTATCCGGATTGACGCTGGTCGGTGCGATGCAGGACGCGATAACCGGCTACATGGTCACCGCGGTTGCCCGGATCGGCGAGGCATTGTTCCTGACGTCGGGAATCGTCGTCGGCATCCTTGCCGGCCTGCAGATCGCCAAGACCGCGGGCGTCGAGATCGAGCTGCGTGTCCATGGGAGTGGCGGGTTCGTCGTTCCGCAGGGGCCGCTGCCGATCCTGCTCACGGTGCTCGGAGCCATGCTGGCCGGGGCATGCCTGACCGTGGCGAGTTACGCGCCGCTGCGGTCGGCCGTCACCGCCGGGTTCGCGGCCGGACTCGCCGACCTGGTCTTGATCGGTCTTGGCACAGCCGGTTTCGGTCAGGTGATCGCCACCGGGATCGCTGCGGTCGGGGTCGGTTTTCTGGCGACCCTGATCTCCATTCGCCGTCAAGCCCTCGCGCTGGTGACCGCCACAGCGGGCATCGTGCCGATGCTGCCCGGTCTGGCGGTTTTCCGCGCTGTCTTCTACTTCGCTGCCGACTCGCATTTCGATGAGGCGCAAAGCCAGTTGTTGTCGGCGGCGGCGACCGCGCTCGCCTTGGGCAGTGGGGTAGTGCTGGGTGAGTTCGTCGGCTCACCACTGCGGTATCGCGCCGGACGGATCGGTCATTTGTTGCGGATCGAGGGTCCGCCCGGACTACGTCGGGCCGTCGGCCGAGTGGTGCGCCTGGAACCGACCAAGAACGCGCAGTCGACCAACACCCGCGGCCAACAATCGCGAAGTGTCGCGCTCGAGCCGGCGTCGACCGACCACTCCGACGCCGCCGAGGACAACGACCGAACCGGGGGGCACGGCGGTCACGGCGGTCACGGTGGTCACCGGGACGAGTCCTAG
- a CDS encoding DUF389 domain-containing protein, which produces MTVELPPKPMLTEIPGRSAVGESDDRATTDPKGRAVPWRPKLLPVEDRRSIMDTLMVTLSGGALWRFAALMVLSSMVASIGLLQNSAAVVIGAMMIAPLMAPIMGIAACLIMGWGHRLLRGLALVAVSAMVAVGVGWITATLLPATGTGLPSEVVARSSPDIRDLLVAMGAGAVGALATVHKKISAALPGVAVAVAVVPPLGAAGVLLGRGQPQLARGAVILFSTNLVGIVVMAAVVFLLSGLVPLRKFRTHRRQIVASLGLAAVSAVAVATILTPRFIALTGHARDLEIATQTLTDMLSPGSVLSHITATGSTVRADITSPTSPPPVQTVAASLSRALGHPVTVELSWIPVRDPEHSRPDTPQPPLNELGPVIRSWLGAQSLTLQGLSYESGTLVVSTAGPFPPKRAEELTSLIDSRFNYRIPISLAWTRTSGPAKSDGTQAALDTARTTATAWAAKRPDVAVLSTNGTASAITITLIGQTQPEVDSLEADLQTALPQSTITIQWISGGVLVVATPTPEPTPAPAPEPDPTPAKVSASTR; this is translated from the coding sequence ATGACGGTGGAGCTGCCCCCCAAACCGATGCTGACCGAAATTCCCGGCCGCAGCGCCGTGGGCGAGTCCGATGACCGGGCCACAACCGACCCCAAGGGCAGGGCGGTTCCCTGGCGACCAAAGCTATTGCCGGTCGAGGACCGTCGCTCGATCATGGACACGCTGATGGTGACGCTGTCGGGCGGGGCGCTGTGGCGCTTCGCGGCCCTGATGGTCCTGTCCAGCATGGTCGCCTCGATCGGCCTGCTACAGAATTCCGCGGCCGTCGTCATCGGTGCGATGATGATCGCCCCCTTGATGGCCCCGATCATGGGGATAGCCGCCTGCCTGATCATGGGATGGGGACACCGGCTGCTGCGTGGACTGGCGCTGGTAGCGGTATCGGCCATGGTTGCCGTCGGGGTCGGATGGATCACCGCCACGTTGCTGCCCGCGACCGGCACCGGTCTGCCCAGCGAGGTTGTCGCCCGCTCCAGCCCGGACATCCGCGACCTTCTGGTCGCGATGGGTGCCGGCGCGGTCGGAGCGCTGGCCACGGTGCACAAGAAGATCTCTGCGGCCCTGCCGGGCGTCGCGGTCGCCGTCGCGGTCGTTCCCCCGCTGGGCGCGGCCGGTGTCCTGCTCGGGCGCGGACAGCCACAGTTGGCCCGCGGTGCCGTCATCCTGTTTTCGACGAACCTCGTCGGCATCGTGGTGATGGCGGCGGTGGTCTTCCTGCTGAGCGGACTGGTCCCGCTCCGCAAGTTCCGCACCCACCGCCGCCAGATCGTTGCGTCGCTGGGTTTGGCGGCGGTCAGCGCCGTGGCGGTTGCCACGATCCTCACCCCGCGGTTCATCGCGCTTACCGGCCACGCCCGTGATCTCGAGATCGCCACCCAAACGCTGACCGACATGCTCAGTCCGGGCAGCGTGCTCAGCCACATCACCGCCACGGGCAGCACGGTCCGAGCCGACATCACCAGCCCCACCTCGCCCCCACCGGTGCAGACCGTGGCCGCCAGTCTCAGCCGGGCCCTGGGGCACCCAGTCACCGTGGAGTTGAGCTGGATTCCGGTGCGCGATCCCGAGCACAGTCGCCCGGACACACCCCAGCCACCGCTGAACGAACTGGGCCCGGTGATCCGAAGCTGGCTGGGTGCTCAGTCGTTGACCCTGCAAGGGCTCAGCTACGAGTCGGGGACGCTGGTGGTTTCCACCGCCGGGCCATTTCCACCGAAACGGGCCGAGGAGCTGACGTCGCTGATCGACTCGCGGTTCAACTACCGCATCCCGATCAGCCTGGCCTGGACTCGCACCTCAGGCCCAGCCAAGTCCGATGGCACTCAGGCCGCGCTGGATACCGCGCGCACAACCGCGACCGCCTGGGCCGCCAAGAGACCGGACGTCGCGGTGTTGAGCACCAATGGCACCGCCAGCGCCATCACCATCACCCTGATCGGCCAAACCCAACCGGAAGTCGACTCGTTGGAAGCCGACCTGCAGACCGCCCTGCCGCAGTCCACCATCACCATCCAATGGATTTCCGGCGGCGTGCTGGTCGTCGCCACGCCCACCCCCGAACCCACGCCGGCTCCGGCACCAGAGCCCGATCCGACGCCCGCAAAGGTGTCCGCCTCGACGCGCTGA
- a CDS encoding PPOX class F420-dependent oxidoreductase: MTPTFADLAKAQYILLTTFTKDGRPKPVPVWAALDGDQGDRLLVITEGKSWKVKRIRNTPRVTLAICDMRGRPKSEAVEGTAAILDKSQTAAVYDAIGKRYGIVGKVFNLFSKLRGGMDNNVGLELRVA, from the coding sequence GTGACACCCACGTTCGCTGACCTGGCCAAGGCGCAATACATCCTGCTCACCACCTTCACCAAGGACGGCCGGCCCAAGCCGGTGCCGGTCTGGGCCGCTTTGGACGGTGACCAAGGTGACCGCCTGCTGGTGATCACCGAGGGAAAGTCGTGGAAGGTCAAGCGGATCCGCAACACACCGCGGGTCACGCTGGCCATCTGCGACATGCGCGGTCGCCCGAAGAGCGAGGCCGTCGAAGGCACCGCCGCCATCCTGGACAAGTCGCAAACGGCGGCCGTGTACGACGCGATCGGCAAGCGCTACGGCATCGTGGGCAAGGTCTTCAACCTATTCAGCAAACTGCGCGGCGGCATGGACAACAACGTCGGACTCGAGCTCAGGGTGGCCTAG